The Astyanax mexicanus isolate ESR-SI-001 chromosome 6, AstMex3_surface, whole genome shotgun sequence region TACGAATGTAGTGGTAAAATTTAAGGTGGAGCTAGTGTAATTGTGTGATTATAGCAGtagaaattatccaaaatattacaaaaatagcaGCATATTTTAAGGTGGACCTAGTGTAATTGTGTACACATATCAACggattttaaggtggaacttgtaaatatgtaaatatgtgaaCATAGCaatagaatttaaggtggaactagtatAATTGTGTGAATTTAGTGGCAGTATTTCAGGTTGAACTAGTGTGACTGTGTAAACATAGAGGCAGATTTTAAGGGGGAACTTATGTGATTGTGTGAAAATAGcagcataatttaaggtggagaCAGTGTAATTGTTCAATCATAGCGGTACAATTTAACAGtacagtatgaacccaaaatatGACAAAAATTGCAGCatagtttaaggtggaattagtgtgattgtgtgattatagcggtagaatttaaggtggaattagtgtgattgtgtgattatagcggtagaatttaaggtggaattagtgtgattgtgtgaacaTAGTGGTAGAATTTAAAGTGGGATTACTGTGATTGTGTGAATATGGCAACAGTTTTTAAGGTGGATCTAGTGAACTGTACGAATGTAGCTGTAAAATTTAAGGTGGAGCTAGTGTAATTGTGTGATTATATCAGTAGAATTTAACAGTAAAGTATGAAtccaaaatattacaaaaatagcaGCATAATTTaaagtgtgattgtgtgaataactagtgtgtttgtttaatatatatttaagcagaatttaaggtggaacagaacagtAAAATGGAATAGTAAGGAATTTTCAGAGAGTATTGGAGTAATTGAGGAAGTATTTATGGGTTTATTTTTCGGTATGTgttctgttttctgttgttttttttttttttcagtttgacaGGTGGGGGAGGCAGGGGACCCTCATTAATTTGTGGGCTCCAGATAAATTTGCAGCTGTGTTTGAGTTAATGGTCTGTAGTACTTCAGGGAGAGATCACATGCCTGCTTTTTGGGGCACGGCTATCGGGGCGCTGGTGCTGGTTTCAGTGCGGGGTGTAGCCACTCCTAAAGCCTCGTCCACTGCGGCCCGCTGATCCACTCGCAGCGCTGACCTCTGAGACGCTGTTATCATGGCAGCGTTATCAGGACCCAGAGCTTTCAGCTGGGTGATGGACAGAGCCTgattacaggagagagataataAGAGACTGAATTTACTGAAACATTAAAgaggtgaaaaagagagagaaggagagaaagggaCTCACAGCCAGACGGTCTGGAGAAATGAGAGGGATGGTCTGCTGGCGGATGAAGGGAAGGACGGAGGAGTTCATACTGGCCAACTCAGTGCTGTTCAAACCAGCTGTGGACAGAGAGAGAACTGGGGgtgaaaactttattattgattgcagacagtattaaccaaataaatatttcatattttgtccGCTTGACCTCATTAAATGTATAGATATACATAAGAACATATACAGATGGGGATCACACGAGAAAAAGGATTACTTTGGCAAAATTTAGGtcatttacattcacaaatggcACTTATTTTACTGTCTATATTAATTTTTACTGTCtataaccatgtccagaagcagcaTCAACTTCTCAGGGCTCGCTGCTAGATCAGTATTCCAGACGTATTTTCATATAGCAGTATTTAATTGGTCATAAAGTGTTATATCAGAGCTTGGGAATAGCCACAAaccctgtataagttgtgagatgttatggCAAATTTTAAAGTTGGATTGAGACAAcattaaacaatgaaacaaaggATGCAACAACCTGTTTCTCAAGTTAAGCaggaattttacatttctttattcacAGTATCACATGTATAATACCAGGAATATCTCATTGTCTGTGTCTGGctgtgcaaacagacaaacaactgATGAATGAACTGATGAATCTGGGTTTCTGCTGAAGATCACCAcaaacaaaagtttggacacaccttaaaatcagtgttttttcattacgTTAAAATtttccacattgtagattaataataaagtaatctgtCTTCACAActgtgaagaaaaaacatatggattaattatttagtaaacaaaaaaataatatattttacattctttaaagtagctcctcttgttctgctggattttctcagtcagttttatgaggtagagtcacctggaattcaggctttcagttaacagctgtgctgaactcatcaagagttaattacttgaatttcttgtctcttaataaagtgtttgagagcatcagttaaagtaaagtagtgaagaggtagagttacaggtatacagtgaatagtgaatatttgagtaatgttcgaatctttgaagaactttaaaagtatcctcaaatgcagttgcaaagaccatcagatACATTgggataaaactggctctcatcaggaacgccctcaggaaaggaagagcaagagtttcctatGTTGTACAGGATTGTACAggaagttaatcagagttaccagcatcagaaactggaagttaacagctcccagataaaaaaataataaagtttacaacatgattccttaaGTCTTCTTTTATAGTCTGTATGAATTTAGTATTCATACACAATGtaggaagaaaaataaaaactttcaaacttttgactggtactgtagatggTAGTCAGTACTGCTATACCCAGTATTAATGGGGTGTTTCTAAATCTGTAGGAATTAAGTGAGGAAATTTAAAATGTACCAGAATCTCATAGGAACATTACTCAGAGACGTACCGATTATGTTGCCCATCACGCAAACTTCAGGTTCACCCCAGCTTTTGGGAAGACCAAGTGCAGCTACAGCTTTCTTCTTCAGAGACTCCAGAACAGTTAAAGAACACGCCGCCTTCCCTACATCCTCCACCGCCTCCCTGATTCACCACAGAGCAGAAcatcaaaatattaatatatttatatattcatggtCAGTATAAAGTATtgctgtatgtgtatatgtgtgtgtatttacttGAATTCTGTAGTATTGAGTTGATCGATCTGGTCAGACTGCAGTCCACAGATAAAGTTCCCCAGACCCACCATCTCCACTGCTCTGAGGTCGGCCATCTTTGTTTTGGTTCTCTCCGCAAAACTCTGCCAGATAGTAGCAATCTGCAGGAACCACAGAACCATGAACAGAACCAACATCCACATTAGTAGTAGCTCAATCttgttttatggttttattgCCTTTATAAACAGTCATAGTCTTTATAATCTGGCTTTGCCACTGTGCATTAAGCCACACACATACGAGCTTCACAGTGAGGTTTACTTAAACcgtaaaatattaaacttaagattgtttaattttgtttcttcattttaattcaaaaatgtCACGGACACGCCCATTCGTCAAGCTGAGAGATCCAAGACGACATgcgtaaaaaaaagtttgtggtGGTTGTGTACCATAAAACCTACAGCGTGATAAAATCAGCCggtgtgtgttacctgtgtttGGTTCCACTGGCAGGCAGACAGTTGTTTCAGGGTATCCAGGGAGGTGATATTCAGACTTTGCTGTTCTTTGGTGGTGAAACCTTGAGATATACAGCCCAGTTCCACAATCTGAGGCTGATCCAGGTTTGATACATTAGCGTAAACCTACAGCACAACACAAGAacataacatataaaaaatatagttgTGGAAACACCTTTACCTCCAAAGACCCGAACTCATACATggcatgcttttttttatttctctttgctatttaggctaattggcacctgattagtgtaaaaacaaagaatcaaaTTTTTACATGAtatagtttctgagaaaaatcatgtccacatatgaggactttggttttatattttaatagaacgcaatgaagtcgcaattagtaatgaatgtgcaaaacatttattttgtgtccGAAAACAACAGCATTTTCTTTAtacctgagtgcaaaacaaaggTAGAAACAACAGTTTTGCCCccttgagcaatatggctcatttgatgtgctgcttcaacatgaagatataacaaagtaaaaaacataaacatttactgtatttactgttgatttaaatttctgaacaaaatctgTTGAAAACTGTACCTTTTAAACTCTTCTACCACCACTAGTTAAtgtataatggcctcatatgaggacaccaggcctttgtagagcaatatttagtgttgtggtctagaaaaaaaatgtgatgtccacacatgtggacgccaggtcttaACCTTTTGCAGCTGATATACAATTTTCCCAATATCCCAATTTTTGTGATGTTCTATATGATTTACAAACAGCAGGGAGCTGCTATTGATATCAATATGCAGAAGAATCCCAGGACTTatgggagaggtgggatgtctggtAAATGTACCTCATGAACCTTCATCCTGAGCGCTGCTAGTTGGTCTGTAGTGTAGTTGCGTATCTCTCCCAGCACTTGTACGGTCTCTCTGAAAGTCAGGGCGGTCATGTTGGAGAGCTGAGTCGGACTCCAGTACACGTTTGCATCTTTCAGATCCTCTATAAGTGATGTATAAGGCTGCAGTACGAGAGCAActagagacagaaagacaaaatGGGACATAAGAAGATCCTTTGttaaaataactatatataaataatacatttatgttGACTACAAAACTTCCCCATGTTTTAAATCCATATCCAACTTACAGAGATTGATAAGGCTATGGTCTGTAGGAgtagcataaggttatccaaaagcagtgtgtaagactggtggaggagaacatgatgccaagatgcatgaaaactgtgattaaaaaccagggttattccactaaatattgatttctgaactctatgaatatgaacttgttttctttgcattatttgaggtctgaaagtgctgcatctttttttgtaatttcagccatttctcattttctgtaaataaatgctctaaatgagaatatttttatttggaatttgggagaaatgttgtctgtagtttatagaataaaacaagaatgttcattttactcaaacataaacctataaatagcaaaatcagagaaactgattcagaaactggtctcttaatttttatggCAACTGCGCTTGCGCACATCTCCACAGTAGATaagggggggcttccccactagCATGCTGACCAGTATGTCATCCTCTCTCCACACAAgcagcaatctgattggctggatgCTGGATGTGCTAACAGCTGGGCTGTTTCTGCATGGCGTGTCTTTCTTTTTTACCTTCATAATTGGATAAAacttaaatttaatatataaataatgaagaTGCTTCATCTGTCTCACAGCAGGGTTCTCGCTGTGGTTCTAGAGCCTCACCTGCTCTCCTGCGGCGCTGCTGGGTGGGGCTGGTTTTCAGCTGGAACAGTTTTTGCCGCAGGGCTAAAAGATTAGGCCACAGGCGGAACTCCTCTGGAGCTGAAGCTGCAGGCTGACTCTGAATCCCGTccagcagatccgacagaagcgaCTTCATCCAGGACTGTAGAGCAGAGAGGAAGTGATGTAAATTATGGGTTTACCCATTCAAGTgtttataataaacattataaGTTTTCATCCATGGTGCTTAttgtattggcaatacttctgaACAGGGATTAGATGAGCTATATGTGCTTTTGCACCTTTGTATGATGAGCAATGGGTACAACTTAAAGTAACTGAATATATGTGATGTGTTATAGaagaagtgtccacaaacatttggacatatagtgtatttataatacaagtgcatctcaaaaaaataatagaatatcattaaaaacttgtgaaaaatgtgaaactcatatattatatagctgtattacacacagagtgatctattttaagcatttattttcctagatttttatataagaccaattggtacttttgacaatgtgggcagtgtgccaagtcctgctggaaaataaaatctacatctccataaaagtcgtcagtagcagagggaagcatgaagtgctgtaagatattctggacttgatataacacagtggaccaacacatCATGCTTCCctttactaaaaaaatgtatggagatgcagatttcattttccagcaggacttggcacactgcccacacttcctcaaaagaaccaattggccttattatataataatctaattttctgagacactgatttatgggttttcattggctgtaagcttcataatcatcaacaataaaagaaataaacacttaaaatagatcactctgtgtgtttaatacatctatataatatatgagtttcacattttcaactgaattactgaaataaagtaacttagataaataaataaagtgtcttACTCACCTTGGATGGCATTATCTCAACAGCAGTCTCATTCAGTAAGACCAGGGGTCCCAATAATTTTATAACATCTTCTGACCAAACTGACTGATCCCTGTTTTTAAAGAAGAAACGTAAAAAATGAATTAGCTCTATTAAGTCAACTGCAGGTTGTTGATTGTTAAATTGtctaaaactgacaccaataaatccattattcctgttttttgattatttaggagtattttatcctctccAGTAACACAGATGACATGTATTGTCTTGTGATATCAAAATtatagaatcacagtatcatgatatcatcattatcgtgGGAAACATACGCTACcgatcaaaagttttagaacaacccctttttttcatctttatttttgcaatttaagctctttaggtttagtcaataaccggaaatggtaaaaaaaaacagtgtgcaaaattttaagtcattttaacattgtaaaaaaGGCTCTTCAAGACACATGACTACAGAATAAGCAAGGCCGAGGACTACATTACCCATAAACACCGGTAATGAGTTTGAACAGAGGGGCTCTGTTGGCGCGGGGGATGTGGAAACAGGAGGACAGAGCCTGCAGAGTGGAGTTTAGAACTGCTGAACTCAGAGACGACATCCACGCAGGATCCAACTCACACACCAGAGGACCCAGAGACAGAACTTCAGACGTGGACAGAGCAGAAGCGTTCTTCCCCTGAGGACACAGAGAACCGGAGATACGTCAGTGTGAGTAAAAAACAGCAGGAACTACAGTTACAGTGGACTCAtctaaccaaaaataaataacttCCACTCGCTAAGTGTTTTTCTttgtacaggtgttggagaatgaaattgaaacacctggttttagaggacaataattgattgtggtgacggacagttctggtggaaacaggagagttgaggtgcacattgaattctgcgtgatttgatcagccgtggttttatgttttttattggatacaatccgggttagcacccgaacatccctttcagacagcttcatcttacagcgtccacagttaatcctgttggatgtggtcggtgcttcttggtggtatctcgctgacattaccctggataccgtggctcttgatgcatcacaaagacttgctgtcttggtcacagatgctccagcaagacgtgcaccaacaatttgtcctcttttgaactctggaatgtctcccataatgttgtgtgcattgcaatatttagagcagaactgtgctcttaccctgctaagtgaaccttcacactctgctcttactggtgcaatgtgcaattaatgaagattgaactccaggctgctccaatttagccatgaaacctaaaatcccacactaaaatgatgaccagctgcttctgacaccaacaatcataCTACACTCCAGATCATTTAACATCACTTTTTCCTTCATTCTGATGGTGTGTGATTTGTGTTTATTCACCAGGCAGCGGAGCGCTCTGTCTCTCAGCTCACGGCGTGATGGTGAACTGTTGGGCAGGGAGGACAGGTTGGTCTGACTCATCTTCTCCAGGAATCGAGGACAAACTGAGGCTGGGAGACCCTGAATCGACTTTATTCTGTGGAATAAAATGAGTTTTAGTGGTGTGGTATTTAATGAGTTTCAGACACCAAGCCGGTCTTGTCCAGTTTACCGCATTTTAAATACAATTGAGCAACTTTTTGTGATTCTTGGCTGAATTTGGACACTATAACAGTTTTGTtccggttctgatacatcagcttacaggcgcagccttgtgctgatccacatcaccctaggagtgatgaggggaaagagcgctatctactgtactgtccccacccagagagagagcatggacagctgtgctctctcagagctctggaagctgatggcaagctgcaagactGGGATTTAAACCTGTGATCATATTGGCACTTTTCTGTACCATGTAAATTAATTTTGCAAACATGTACATAGATTTTAGTCTCTAGTTTAGTCtcaaccatgcagcttgatttagggccaatgtgtcagtgtgtctttgctatcgtaacaacaggaaaagtacaccttgttctGCTTAAAGCACTCTACTAATTGTCTTATTTAATAATGAAGGTTTTttgagcgtaacgtgaaataaactaatcagagcgtctcttgctcatcatttccagagtcaggtgagctctgactttggcggattgctattttaccggcgcagctacctggtttttaacacttctcagcagaggaaactgagctgctcgtcaCGCTGTAAAGGTGCGGGTAGGTATATTTGCAAGCACATGTTCAAGTTGCAATTTAGCAATAGAAACAGGTTGaaggtgtgtaagatagcaatgagcatcgtgtaCGATAGGGACATTTGTGTTGAGGTCAGGATTAGGATTGGTGTCAGGGTTAAATATTAAcggttaaatattaatatatgaatattaaCTCACGGCAGCTGGATCAGCAGCAGAGCTGGAATGGCCTGGAGCTCAGAGTCAGTGATGTTGATGAAGTATCCAGCCCTCTGCTTCTCCAGAGTCTGAAACAGTTTCTGAGCGATGCAGCTCATCTAGAGGACACACCAGAATCCCAGATCAGACAATATACTGATaatatcattttttaattttaaaagtttaaatttgtatttatgcTGTTTATCAATACATTTAATACTCAAATGCTGAAAATGTTtgagattaaaatataaaatataaaatattgagattatTTAAGGTACTGAGAACATCTCTAGTACCTACCTGTGTTCGAGATAACCAGTTAGACGAGCTGGTGAGGGTTTGCACTATTTCCATGGTGTCATTTTGACTGACGTTGTTCACCATGCTGCACGTTACGCCCTGAACAGCCTGGCCCAGCTTCCTGttaataaacagttaaaatatttaataaatcaatGTAATTTCTTTGTTAATTGAACAGCACACTTTTTGTTCTGAAAGCAAATgcaccagatatatatatatatatatatatatatatatatatatatataggatatatttttttacttttatacattttcttgCCAATTTTCTCTTAAAGTTGgtattttttcaacaaaaaaaaaacatttagatttttagttaAGGTGAGTTTATAAagaaaatctattaaataaattctgtaaattgtAATAAGAATGTTTgcatattttctgtatttataacctaattactTTTTTGAATATTgctcatttttaaacaaatatgtttttattatacaGTTACTTTTGTTTAAATTGCCATCTAAAAGCTACTTATGCATTTACATTTATCTTTCataaaatcacacacacatttctataAACAGTCAATatgggttattattattattaatatatttattatctaAAGAAAAACTATATAGaaaaagtactgtaaaaatatattagtgtgtattagtaaTTTAATAAGAATGtattactttttttacattttttctttctgCCTGAATAATTAGGGACTCACCGCACATATTCACGTTTTATCCCTTCACCCAAAACCTTCTTCATAATGTAAACCgactggagaaaaaaacacatgttAAACCATATTGAAGCTCAAATAGATTTTAAATAGCAGACGTAGATATGATTGGTTTAAATGGTTCAAGTTGAAGaacaaatatgtaaaataataatatccaGACACAGAAacttcacacactgcagattcatactggatcaaaatcacCCCATACACCTTACTATCACATTCAAACTTATTTCCGACAGATTCATACCGGATCAAAATCACTCCACACACCTCAACTTACTGTCACATTCAAATCTATATACTACAGATTCATACCGGATTAAAATCATTTCACACACCTAGTATCACATTCAAATCTATAGACTAtacattcatactggattaaaagtaCTCTACATACCTTGCTATCACATCCAAATCTATATACtataaattcatactggatcaaaatcacTCCACATTTGTTATTATCCCATTTAAACCTTTATACTacatattcatactggatcaaattCACCCCCCATAATTTACTATCCCATTCAAACCTTtatactacagattcatactggatcaaattCACTCCACACACCTTAACTTACTGACACATTCAAACCTATATACTATAAATTCATACCAGATTCAAATCTATATACtataaattcatactggatcaaaatcacTCCACATCATTTACTATTCCATTTAAACCTATACActacagatttatactaaatCAAAATTACTCCACACACCTCAACTTACTATCACATTCAAATCTAtatactgcagattcatactggatcaaaatcacTCCACATAATTTACTATCACATCCAAACCTATACACTACAGATTCATACCGGATTAAAATCATTTCACACACCTAGTATCACATTCAAATCTATAGACTAtacattcatactggattaaacgtACTCTACATACCTTGCTATCACATTCAAATCTATAGACTatgaattcatactggatcaaaatcacTCCACATTTGTTATTATCCCATTTAAACCTTTatactgcagattcataccgGATCAAAATCACTCCATATACCTTACAATCACATTCAAACTTATGtcctacagattcatactggatcaaaatcacTCCACATACCTTACTATCACATTCAAATCTAtatactgcagattcatactggatcaaaattGATTCATGCTTATTGCTGTCAGACTGTTAAAACACAGATTTATCCtattataagtaaatataaaaaattacttaaacttCACACTCTGCAGATTCATCCTGGATCAAAATCACCCTATACGACTTACTATCACATTCTCAAAATTCTCACCGACCTGTGTGCGGGACCAGCTGCGACCCTCCACCTGGTCGACTGAAACAATTCCTGCTTTCTCCAGAATGAAGAGGGAGATGACGGGGAGGAGAGAGTCCGGCACGTTCTTCACCAAATCAGACGCATTCAAACTGGAGCGCATCTGAGgatcacacacacatttcactTATAGAGATCTGCCACAAATGTGCAATGTGTTTTACTTCCCTATGAAGAGGACAATAGAAAAGCCTCCTTATTTGGGTGATAAGTACGTTATTTattcagtaaaacactaatattagaaaaaatacaaataaaattttaaaagaaaGTGATGATAAAACATCTCCAAATCTCATGTGGAGTCTAGTATTATTCACACACACAACTTACTGTCACATTCAGacctatacatatacatttatactgaatcaaaatagtttttttttttactttatactaCTGTCTGACTGTTAAAACTACACCAATTTATCCTGCATAAAAATGTATATAGATTATGTAGATTATGCTGTTtgtaaataatagataaatatttatattgctgTGTAGTGACATTGTACTAGAGGTAATACTACAttagataaatgaaaaaaatgtcattttatgCAATGTCTAGTTAAATAGTTGATTAATTTGTACAGTGCAATTTGCCTATTGTTTAGTTATAGAGCGATTAATATTAAACAGGTTACCATAAAatcatattataa contains the following coding sequences:
- the otoa gene encoding otoancorin, encoding MSPAGGAFTVLLLVQWATVMSQDMSPSPMPDFNMTFPAIPQNFEDVAKKLMTKCSKQGYPPPHMMMMSSMNSTMTGLEERMGNPFFLFPAVLSSLLPLSGNQTQPQPNMTDHFQMNMSMTMTEKMWNCTNLPHMISIMRNATEKDYCFMRAFLAPLSWASVLQNSSQFSSEQMGLLLWAAKPLLEATPPSPLSLPPTLLRAHLVEMMKLFSDVFSSLSEKQRDQIRQWMKDRIAENDPLCQTNQTQPRILSPASENPSSPPNKPGPVTDTPNPPNGPSSGCPRMPWLKAEALRMMGRFVSRMSESDIKAIVTEELCKFFHTPEFPYSFTKPDGMQPSIGRMLLQRLKRECSSSDQVLPPQMERLGSLICFFDDASSLNSSQSKTLLMQLGDCDNTDNDQMKRDLAKKVLADIDAPVTREFLKSLGSSVSVLPPSKLTSLTADDLRDGLSSLSQAKWTLAQAKVLAKKLLDKNITGESLLSLGSMVIGVDVEQLRKCKGLEGMLKNEGMKNMTEKMSFLQKMALVEGMRSSLNASDLVKNVPDSLLPVISLFILEKAGIVSVDQVEGRSWSRTQSVYIMKKVLGEGIKREYVRKLGQAVQGVTCSMVNNVSQNDTMEIVQTLTSSSNWLSRTQMSCIAQKLFQTLEKQRAGYFINITDSELQAIPALLLIQLPIKSIQGLPASVCPRFLEKMSQTNLSSLPNSSPSRRELRDRALRCLGKNASALSTSEVLSLGPLVCELDPAWMSSLSSAVLNSTLQALSSCFHIPRANRAPLFKLITGVYGDQSVWSEDVIKLLGPLVLLNETAVEIMPSKSWMKSLLSDLLDGIQSQPAASAPEEFRLWPNLLALRQKLFQLKTSPTQQRRRRAVALVLQPYTSLIEDLKDANVYWSPTQLSNMTALTFRETVQVLGEIRNYTTDQLAALRMKVHEVYANVSNLDQPQIVELGCISQGFTTKEQQSLNITSLDTLKQLSACQWNQTQIATIWQSFAERTKTKMADLRAVEMVGLGNFICGLQSDQIDQLNTTEFKEAVEDVGKAACSLTVLESLKKKAVAALGLPKSWGEPEVCVMGNIIAGLNSTELASMNSSVLPFIRQQTIPLISPDRLAALSITQLKALGPDNAAMITASQRSALRVDQRAAVDEALGVATPRTETSTSAPIAVPQKAGAAERSVFGIAVLPAVLVMLGFIL